A genomic window from Microbacterium sp. H1-D42 includes:
- a CDS encoding extracellular solute-binding protein translates to MKSTAKHRHLRKGLAAIALVASAVIVAGCASVEPTKQDAAEGFTPVKQDETSEINVLVDPTRQAAVEAYQAAHPDAKIKIETFDGLGLQAKISLLDKAGSGWPDVIFSPGTADSAWASQSSGGGVQPFAAPLNQDIVPQATLDEWAEGSLAPCESGGDVYCLRNDLAQTVTWYNKALFDEWGYEVPTTWEDYEALGLKVADEHPGYLIGQIGDPNSLDVYFWASRCSAQENTDDPKTIKVNMTTPECTRVATMLDNLIEAGVMGKQSYFEKGIDGSKLLMAVGPSWYGKYLFEATYNAPAGQIGVADQPQWEGDSEASNGSVGGGIWMVSSHSKNLKAASDLAVWATSDTEFQKTAPTYPANTKAASAWLENPDNIAYFATDVKAPFEKAAGQTWKGWANTTFLDQDPYKNVVLTAVNGGKTVTSVMGDWQTEAANTAKAAGYKVVE, encoded by the coding sequence GTGAAAAGCACAGCAAAGCACCGTCACCTGCGCAAGGGGCTGGCAGCAATCGCGCTCGTCGCCTCGGCAGTCATCGTCGCCGGTTGCGCGAGCGTCGAGCCCACGAAGCAGGATGCTGCCGAGGGGTTCACCCCCGTCAAGCAGGATGAGACGTCCGAGATCAACGTCCTGGTCGACCCGACCCGCCAGGCGGCAGTCGAGGCGTACCAGGCTGCCCACCCGGACGCCAAGATCAAGATCGAGACGTTCGACGGTCTCGGCCTGCAGGCCAAGATCTCGCTCCTCGACAAGGCCGGCTCCGGCTGGCCGGATGTCATCTTCTCGCCCGGCACGGCCGACTCGGCCTGGGCGTCGCAGTCCAGCGGCGGCGGCGTGCAGCCTTTCGCCGCACCGCTGAACCAGGACATCGTTCCGCAGGCGACCCTCGACGAGTGGGCCGAGGGCTCTCTCGCTCCGTGCGAATCGGGCGGCGACGTCTACTGTCTGCGCAACGACCTCGCGCAGACGGTCACCTGGTACAACAAGGCACTCTTCGACGAGTGGGGCTATGAAGTCCCCACGACGTGGGAGGACTACGAGGCGCTGGGCCTGAAGGTGGCGGACGAGCACCCCGGCTACCTGATCGGACAGATCGGCGACCCGAACTCGCTCGACGTCTACTTCTGGGCGAGCCGCTGCTCGGCGCAGGAGAACACCGACGACCCGAAGACGATCAAGGTCAACATGACCACGCCTGAGTGCACGCGCGTCGCCACCATGCTCGACAACCTCATCGAGGCAGGAGTCATGGGCAAGCAGAGCTACTTCGAGAAGGGCATCGACGGCTCCAAGCTGCTGATGGCCGTGGGGCCGTCGTGGTACGGCAAGTACCTGTTCGAGGCGACGTACAACGCCCCTGCCGGTCAGATCGGCGTCGCCGACCAGCCGCAGTGGGAGGGTGACTCCGAGGCATCCAACGGCAGCGTCGGCGGTGGCATCTGGATGGTCTCCTCGCACAGCAAGAACCTCAAGGCCGCATCCGACCTGGCCGTGTGGGCGACCAGCGACACCGAGTTCCAGAAGACCGCTCCGACGTACCCGGCCAACACCAAGGCCGCATCGGCGTGGCTCGAGAACCCCGACAACATCGCCTACTTCGCCACCGACGTCAAGGCGCCGTTCGAGAAGGCCGCGGGGCAGACCTGGAAGGGCTGGGCGAACACCACGTTCCTCGACCAGGACCCGTACAAGAACGTCGTGCTCACCGCTGTCAACGGCGGCAAGACGGTCACGTCCGTGATGGGCGACTGGCAGACCGAGGCCGCCAACACGGCCAAGGCAGCCGGCTACAAGGTCGTCGAATAA
- a CDS encoding enolase C-terminal domain-like protein, which yields MKITHIETYPVALPPIDPPFRWRAGLPGSAQYGPMDGVVLRIGTDEGVDGVAFFSRLGAGAMLESLVEHVYRPEFIGKDPLNREWHYHRMWELDRMQEFPLPVFGLFDVALWDLAGRAAGLPVWKLLGGMRDTLPAYASTATFDTTEEFLDVASQCLELGFKAIKLHAWGDAKKDAALCLALREHVGDELDLMYDGSAGFDLPDAIYLGNALSDANYRWYEEPMREFSISAYKELARSVRVPLLSAETSDGAYMNSADFIAAGAATFGVRASAGLRGGITGAMRTAHLADAFRLRAEVHGGGVHAEHLCMAISNTTYYESFVPSVDVVRESVVDADGLLHAPTEPGIALPPGLDYHPSIQQYARTA from the coding sequence ATGAAGATCACCCACATCGAGACGTACCCCGTCGCGCTGCCTCCCATCGACCCGCCCTTCCGCTGGCGTGCTGGGCTTCCCGGCAGTGCGCAGTACGGACCCATGGACGGCGTCGTGCTGCGAATCGGCACGGATGAGGGTGTCGACGGTGTCGCGTTCTTCTCACGACTGGGTGCAGGCGCGATGCTCGAGTCACTTGTCGAGCACGTGTACCGCCCTGAGTTCATCGGCAAGGACCCGCTGAACCGCGAGTGGCACTATCACCGCATGTGGGAGCTCGACCGGATGCAGGAGTTCCCGCTCCCGGTCTTCGGTCTCTTCGACGTGGCCCTGTGGGATCTCGCCGGCCGCGCTGCCGGTCTTCCGGTGTGGAAGCTGCTCGGCGGCATGCGCGACACGCTCCCCGCTTACGCCTCCACGGCGACGTTCGACACCACCGAGGAGTTCCTCGATGTCGCGTCGCAGTGCCTCGAGCTCGGCTTCAAGGCGATCAAGCTCCACGCCTGGGGGGACGCCAAGAAGGACGCCGCCCTCTGCCTGGCGCTGCGCGAGCACGTCGGCGACGAGCTGGACCTCATGTACGACGGTTCGGCGGGGTTCGACCTGCCGGACGCGATCTACCTCGGCAACGCCCTCTCGGACGCGAACTATCGCTGGTACGAGGAGCCGATGCGCGAGTTCAGCATCAGCGCCTACAAGGAGCTCGCTCGCTCGGTTCGCGTGCCGCTGCTGTCGGCCGAGACCTCGGACGGCGCGTACATGAACAGCGCCGACTTCATCGCGGCCGGTGCAGCGACGTTCGGAGTCCGCGCCAGCGCGGGGCTCCGCGGAGGAATCACCGGGGCCATGCGCACCGCGCACCTTGCCGATGCCTTCCGCCTGCGAGCGGAGGTCCACGGCGGCGGAGTGCACGCCGAGCACCTGTGCATGGCGATCTCCAACACCACCTACTACGAGTCTTTCGTGCCCTCCGTCGACGTCGTCCGCGAATCGGTCGTCGATGCTGACGGACTGCTGCACGCCCCGACCGAGCCTGGCATCGCTCTTCCGCCTGGCCTGGACTATCACCCGTCAATTCAGCAATACGCCCGTACCGCATAG
- a CDS encoding DUF5054 domain-containing protein has protein sequence MLVDAWRTQETVEAAHEASTEFTKIHVVFKTHLDLGYTDLEKNVLRSYREEFIPGAIRLARDMADQHGRPEFVWTTGSWLITHALRDGTAAERADLDAAIRDGLVAWHAYPVTTQTELLSRSMLDHAMTYSARLDAEYGRKTTAAKMTDVPGHTIGLVSALAAAGVNYLHIGVNPASPVPDVPEHAVWRAPDGSEIVLSYDPAYGSDPERATVRPVPGSTEGLFFSFTNDNHGPPVESDVRGLLERLRERYPSADVVASDLNGFGQAAWDARDALPVVTQEIGDSWIYGMAADPIATGALTRLDRLRDEWLADGRLTLDDPTDRELAEQLMLIAEHTCGYSHMRYLPDYVSYDKDLFHVNRERDVIDVEQTIPPTLSYARWALTDGVQQSYSHAMESWDEKRANALAIVPNLPDALRAEAQRELDQSVPDAPASAQPVDRTATADRVVARIGDDGSLVGLQIDGQEILADPDGIEIASRTLGAYEYWTYGAADVQQWVNDYVREPYRNGFWAIPELGKAGLELLRPVPKTRRFLPRVIEAVTWASDGVLHLRSSLRLPDEACESAGGPRRITVEHAITPGEVHGATVRTTLWLGEKDAIYAPESSWLRFDPATRTPSRWRLQKAGSLVDPLDVVRDGGRTWHAVEAARYDDVATKIVVEPLDAPVLSLGRPRMYEFDNDPGSAADGFAFTLHNNAWSTNFRPWFDDDSRYEFVTRLRRG, from the coding sequence ATGCTGGTCGACGCGTGGCGCACGCAGGAGACAGTGGAAGCTGCACACGAGGCATCCACCGAATTCACGAAGATCCACGTGGTCTTCAAGACGCACCTGGATCTCGGATACACGGATCTCGAGAAGAATGTCCTGCGGAGCTATCGCGAGGAGTTCATCCCCGGTGCCATCCGCCTTGCACGCGACATGGCCGACCAGCATGGTCGCCCGGAGTTCGTCTGGACTACGGGTTCGTGGCTGATCACGCACGCACTGCGTGATGGCACAGCCGCAGAACGGGCTGATCTGGATGCCGCGATCCGCGACGGGCTGGTGGCCTGGCACGCCTACCCGGTCACCACGCAGACCGAGTTGCTGTCCCGCAGCATGCTCGATCACGCGATGACCTATTCTGCGCGCCTCGATGCCGAGTACGGACGGAAGACGACGGCGGCGAAGATGACCGACGTGCCCGGTCACACGATCGGGCTGGTGTCGGCGCTGGCCGCGGCCGGTGTCAACTACCTGCACATCGGGGTGAACCCGGCATCTCCCGTGCCTGACGTGCCGGAGCACGCCGTCTGGCGGGCTCCCGATGGCAGCGAGATCGTGCTCTCGTACGACCCGGCATACGGCTCGGATCCCGAGCGCGCCACCGTGCGCCCGGTGCCCGGATCGACGGAGGGGCTGTTCTTCTCGTTCACCAACGACAACCACGGCCCGCCGGTCGAGAGTGACGTGCGCGGCCTGCTCGAGCGGCTGCGTGAGCGCTACCCGAGTGCGGACGTGGTGGCATCCGACCTGAACGGCTTCGGCCAGGCGGCATGGGATGCCAGGGATGCCCTGCCGGTGGTGACTCAGGAGATCGGCGACTCGTGGATCTACGGGATGGCCGCTGACCCGATCGCGACCGGGGCGCTGACCCGCCTCGACCGACTGCGCGACGAGTGGCTGGCCGATGGGCGCCTCACCCTTGACGACCCGACCGACCGTGAGCTCGCGGAGCAGCTCATGCTCATCGCCGAGCACACCTGCGGGTACAGCCACATGCGCTACCTGCCCGACTACGTGTCGTACGACAAGGATCTGTTCCACGTGAACCGGGAACGAGACGTGATCGACGTCGAGCAGACCATCCCGCCGACGCTTTCGTACGCGCGCTGGGCTCTGACGGATGGTGTGCAGCAGAGCTACTCACACGCGATGGAATCGTGGGATGAGAAACGCGCGAACGCTCTGGCGATCGTCCCGAACCTGCCGGACGCGCTGCGTGCGGAAGCGCAGCGCGAGCTCGACCAATCCGTTCCGGACGCTCCTGCCTCGGCGCAGCCGGTGGACCGGACCGCCACGGCCGACCGCGTGGTCGCCCGAATCGGCGATGACGGGTCGCTCGTCGGACTGCAGATCGACGGGCAGGAGATCCTCGCGGATCCCGACGGCATCGAGATCGCAAGCCGAACCCTGGGGGCCTACGAGTACTGGACCTACGGTGCGGCCGACGTGCAGCAGTGGGTGAACGACTACGTGCGTGAGCCGTATCGCAATGGCTTCTGGGCCATTCCCGAGCTGGGCAAGGCCGGCCTCGAACTGCTTCGCCCGGTGCCGAAGACCAGGCGGTTCCTGCCGCGAGTGATCGAAGCCGTGACCTGGGCGAGCGATGGGGTTTTGCACCTTCGCAGCAGCCTTCGGCTCCCCGACGAGGCGTGCGAGAGCGCGGGTGGTCCGCGCCGGATCACCGTCGAACACGCGATCACTCCTGGCGAGGTGCACGGCGCCACGGTGCGCACCACCCTGTGGCTCGGCGAAAAGGACGCGATCTACGCCCCCGAGTCGTCCTGGCTTCGATTCGACCCGGCCACTCGCACGCCGAGTCGCTGGCGGTTGCAGAAGGCGGGCTCGCTTGTCGACCCGCTGGATGTCGTCCGTGATGGTGGTCGCACCTGGCATGCTGTCGAGGCCGCGCGCTATGACGATGTCGCGACGAAGATCGTCGTAGAACCGCTCGATGCCCCGGTGCTGAGTCTCGGGCGCCCGAGGATGTACGAGTTCGACAACGATCCGGGCAGCGCAGCCGACGGCTTCGCGTTCACGCTGCACAACAACGCGTGGAGCACGAACTTCCGCCCGTGGTTCGATGACGACTCGCGCTACGAGTTCGTGACGCGGCTGCGACGGGGCTGA
- a CDS encoding sugar ABC transporter permease, giving the protein MNTTTRSQTLAKPRERNNKAGYVFVAGYVVLLLAFGVLPTVYSLVLAFTNDQGQFVGFGQFVVAVTDFRFLRSMGNLAAYILLWLISIVVFSIGLALLLRNFIRGRASVFWRFLFYLPGALAGVASAVVWMFMLSPQVSPIAPLLNAMGWTDFGKIVQPENLPWIFTVMAFWAGAGGWIIIMYGALNNISDDVMEAARLDGANTFQMAWYIQIPMIRQWIVYMLILAFAAGTQIFVEPQLLGVASKQVDITWSPNQLAYQFAFGPMSNANAAAALSVILLTVGLVVATVLVKKSGLFDVEAED; this is encoded by the coding sequence GTGAACACCACGACACGATCACAGACGCTTGCGAAACCACGCGAGCGCAACAACAAGGCCGGGTACGTCTTCGTCGCAGGATACGTCGTGCTGCTGCTGGCATTCGGCGTGCTGCCCACGGTGTACTCGCTGGTGCTCGCCTTCACGAACGACCAGGGGCAGTTCGTCGGCTTCGGGCAGTTCGTCGTCGCGGTGACCGACTTCCGCTTCCTGCGCTCGATGGGCAACCTCGCGGCTTACATCCTGCTGTGGCTGATCTCGATCGTGGTGTTCTCGATCGGACTCGCCCTGCTGCTGCGCAACTTCATCCGTGGACGCGCCTCTGTCTTCTGGCGCTTCCTGTTCTACCTTCCCGGTGCACTGGCCGGCGTGGCCAGCGCCGTCGTCTGGATGTTCATGCTCTCGCCGCAGGTGAGCCCGATCGCGCCACTGCTGAACGCGATGGGGTGGACGGACTTCGGCAAGATCGTGCAGCCCGAGAACCTGCCATGGATCTTCACCGTGATGGCGTTCTGGGCCGGTGCCGGCGGATGGATCATCATCATGTATGGCGCGCTCAACAACATCTCAGACGATGTCATGGAGGCGGCGCGCCTGGACGGCGCGAACACGTTCCAGATGGCCTGGTACATCCAGATCCCGATGATCCGGCAGTGGATCGTCTACATGCTGATCCTGGCGTTCGCGGCAGGGACCCAGATCTTCGTCGAACCGCAGCTGCTCGGTGTGGCGAGCAAGCAGGTCGATATCACCTGGTCTCCCAACCAGCTCGCCTACCAGTTCGCGTTCGGGCCGATGTCGAACGCGAACGCCGCCGCCGCGCTGTCGGTGATCCTGCTGACCGTCGGTCTCGTCGTCGCGACGGTGCTGGTCAAGAAATCCGGACTCTTCGATGTGGAGGCTGAGGACTGA
- a CDS encoding FCD domain-containing protein, which translates to MAKTAVDRTPAESRDADADPLWNRPDRPKRPRRLSTAVSEELVRRIVAGEYPVGTLLPPEPQLVAEFEVSRPVAREAVKYLEAAGLVTIRQGDGTAVRARPWWNLTDPTVLRIALALNVDERMRGDAVALRLHLELSLLEEAAPLMTDEDLREMQASVERMDTATSLEDLTAADLAFHQVYQSRAGNLLTGGIVHLLVAEMPPPGRVFADPRASYDKANVQHRAIYDALREGRFDDAKTALRAHVTEMWM; encoded by the coding sequence ATGGCGAAGACAGCGGTTGACCGCACACCAGCGGAATCGCGCGACGCCGACGCCGACCCGCTCTGGAACCGGCCCGACCGGCCGAAGCGGCCAAGGCGACTGAGCACGGCCGTGTCCGAGGAGCTGGTGCGCCGGATCGTCGCCGGAGAGTACCCGGTCGGCACCCTCCTGCCGCCCGAGCCCCAGCTGGTGGCCGAATTCGAAGTCAGCCGACCTGTGGCACGCGAGGCGGTGAAGTACCTCGAGGCGGCCGGGCTCGTCACCATCCGGCAGGGCGACGGCACGGCCGTGCGTGCGCGACCGTGGTGGAACCTGACCGATCCGACCGTGCTGCGCATCGCGCTCGCCTTGAACGTGGATGAGCGGATGCGCGGCGACGCCGTGGCCCTCAGGCTGCACCTCGAGCTGTCACTGCTCGAGGAGGCCGCTCCCCTGATGACCGATGAGGATCTGCGCGAGATGCAGGCCAGCGTCGAGCGCATGGACACCGCGACGTCGCTGGAGGACCTCACCGCCGCGGATCTCGCGTTCCACCAGGTGTACCAATCGCGTGCCGGCAACCTTCTCACCGGAGGCATCGTGCACCTGCTGGTGGCGGAGATGCCACCGCCAGGTCGCGTCTTCGCCGACCCTAGAGCGTCCTACGACAAGGCGAACGTCCAACACCGCGCGATCTACGATGCTCTCCGCGAGGGCCGCTTCGACGATGCGAAGACGGCCCTTCGGGCGCACGTCACGGAGATGTGGATGTAG